A single Bacillus sp. HMF5848 DNA region contains:
- a CDS encoding HD family phosphohydrolase produces the protein MMFFLMYEDVKPERLLVKPFSKAEHTIYSPITVTDHDSTIEKRQAASQTVEDIFTLNQEYAASRVELVRSIFDALLDVKEKEMLEETLAEEGSEQQKLKDEAVSIQEQLTKLRTKLTDETYNELSGDVLTSFLKATESELEITKDVTITAVNNIMNERITVENVDIAKQKIERELSYSGIRDELKQASIVLGKFAIVQNVFFDAEETILQRQKAMDSVEPVRILEGQVIVSEGETIDHDILRQLELVGLVSEESTFRPYVGLALVLLLTLAPIIYYFYKSKEPANKKRSHVLLFGIVVGITFAMMKTISLFEQMNYSSIGYVVPVAMGALLIKILINEELAIWTVVLYAVAGNIMFNEGLNNSLNFSIGLYYLASGLAGVLFLNKQNRKTRILQTGLFIAIVNILVIIALMFLKNTSMSLFTLSYHLVMAIVSGTVSAVLTLGLLPFFEAGFKLLSPTTLLELSSPNHPLLRKILMETPGTYHHSVMVANLSEAACEAVGANGLLARVGAYYHDIGKTKRPQFFIENQLNIDNPHDKLSPQVSKNIIIAHATDGASMLRNHRMPKEIIDIAEQHHGTTLLKYFYHKATQSGDHDIQEDDFRYPGPKPQTKEAAIVCIADSVEAAIRSLSNPTPEKIEEIIRGIISDKLQDGQLNACDLTLKDLDIIAKTLIETINGMFHSRIQYPELVKKKVKEA, from the coding sequence ATGATGTTTTTTTTAATGTACGAAGATGTTAAACCTGAACGCCTTTTAGTGAAGCCGTTTTCCAAAGCAGAGCATACGATCTATTCACCGATCACTGTTACAGATCATGACAGTACGATAGAAAAAAGACAAGCAGCATCTCAAACAGTAGAAGATATTTTTACATTAAATCAAGAGTACGCCGCAAGTCGTGTGGAGCTCGTCCGATCAATATTTGATGCGTTGTTAGATGTAAAAGAAAAAGAAATGCTAGAAGAGACTCTTGCGGAGGAGGGTTCGGAGCAGCAAAAACTAAAGGATGAGGCTGTTTCTATACAAGAGCAGCTGACAAAACTACGTACGAAGTTAACTGATGAAACATATAACGAACTCTCAGGTGATGTGTTAACTAGCTTTTTAAAAGCAACGGAAAGTGAATTGGAAATTACTAAAGATGTAACAATAACTGCAGTAAATAACATTATGAATGAGCGGATAACAGTTGAAAATGTTGACATTGCTAAACAAAAAATTGAGCGAGAATTGAGTTATTCCGGTATTCGTGACGAATTAAAACAAGCATCTATTGTTCTCGGTAAATTTGCTATCGTCCAAAACGTATTTTTTGATGCTGAAGAAACAATCCTTCAACGGCAAAAAGCGATGGACTCAGTAGAACCGGTTCGTATTTTGGAAGGTCAAGTAATCGTGAGCGAAGGAGAGACTATTGACCATGATATATTGCGTCAGCTTGAATTAGTCGGTTTAGTTAGTGAAGAGTCAACATTTCGTCCTTATGTGGGGCTAGCATTAGTGTTATTATTAACTCTTGCACCAATTATTTATTATTTTTATAAATCAAAGGAGCCAGCAAATAAAAAACGATCTCACGTACTGCTTTTTGGTATTGTTGTAGGGATAACCTTTGCCATGATGAAAACAATAAGTTTATTTGAACAGATGAATTATTCTTCAATTGGCTACGTAGTACCTGTTGCTATGGGAGCACTTTTAATAAAGATATTAATAAATGAGGAACTTGCTATATGGACGGTTGTACTTTATGCTGTTGCAGGTAATATTATGTTTAATGAAGGCCTAAACAACTCACTGAATTTTTCAATTGGCTTATACTATTTAGCGAGTGGTCTTGCGGGCGTATTATTTCTAAATAAACAAAACCGCAAAACTAGAATACTTCAAACTGGTCTTTTTATTGCTATTGTAAATATTTTGGTGATTATTGCGCTTATGTTTTTGAAAAATACATCTATGTCGTTATTTACGTTGTCTTATCACTTAGTAATGGCTATTGTATCCGGAACAGTTTCTGCTGTACTAACGTTAGGGTTGCTACCATTTTTTGAAGCTGGTTTTAAATTGTTATCTCCAACAACGTTATTGGAGCTTTCTAGCCCTAATCATCCTTTGTTGCGCAAGATTTTAATGGAAACACCAGGTACGTATCACCATAGTGTCATGGTAGCGAATTTATCAGAGGCAGCATGTGAAGCTGTTGGAGCAAATGGATTATTGGCAAGAGTAGGTGCTTATTACCACGATATTGGTAAAACTAAACGTCCCCAGTTTTTTATTGAAAATCAACTAAATATTGATAATCCACATGATAAGCTCTCACCACAGGTGAGTAAAAATATCATCATTGCTCATGCGACTGATGGTGCTTCCATGTTAAGGAATCATCGCATGCCAAAGGAAATCATCGATATAGCTGAACAGCATCATGGTACTACTTTGTTGAAATATTTTTACCATAAAGCAACGCAATCAGGCGATCACGACATACAGGAAGACGACTTTAGATATCCAGGTCCGAAGCCACAGACGAAGGAAGCTGCTATAGTGTGCATTGCTGACAGTGTAGAAGCAGCTATTCGCTCTTTATCAAATCCTACTCCAGAAAAGATTGAAGAAATCATTAGAGGGATTATTAGTGATAAACTTCAAGATGGCCAGCTAAATGCTTGTGACTTAACTTTAAAGGATTTAGATATTATTGCAAAAACATTAATTGAAACAATTAACGGGATGTTTCACTCGCGTATTCAATATCCTGAGTTAGTAAAAAAGAAGGTGAAAGAGGCATGA
- a CDS encoding PhoH family protein, whose amino-acid sequence MSEELTTIQITLQTPNEAIALFGNHDAHLKLLEKELLVSIVTRGEAVSVSGDTDKVKQVEDIFHQLLHVIRKGIAISERDVMYAVGMVKNGTLEYFDELYEEEIAKNAKGKSIRVKTLGQREYINAIRKYDLTFGIGPAGTGKTYLAVLMAVNALKAGSVKRIILTRPAVEAGESLGFLPGDLKEKVDPYLRPLYDALHDVLGNEQTVRLIERGTIEIAPLAYMRGRTLDDAFVILDEAQNTTPAQMKMFLTRLGFGSKMVITGDISQVDLPKGVKSGLAVVRELLANVKGISFITLEQSDVVRHPLVAKIIKAYDEASL is encoded by the coding sequence ATGTCCGAAGAATTGACAACAATACAAATTACATTACAAACCCCAAATGAAGCAATAGCGCTATTTGGAAACCATGATGCACATTTAAAGTTATTAGAAAAAGAACTACTTGTCTCTATCGTAACAAGAGGAGAAGCAGTTAGTGTGTCAGGAGACACAGACAAAGTAAAACAGGTTGAAGATATTTTTCATCAATTGTTACATGTTATCCGGAAAGGAATAGCCATCAGTGAACGAGATGTTATGTATGCTGTTGGTATGGTTAAAAACGGTACACTGGAATATTTTGATGAATTATATGAAGAGGAAATCGCGAAAAATGCGAAAGGTAAGTCTATTCGTGTTAAAACGTTAGGGCAACGAGAATATATCAACGCTATAAGAAAGTACGATTTAACTTTTGGCATAGGACCTGCAGGAACTGGTAAGACGTACTTAGCCGTATTAATGGCAGTTAATGCCCTAAAAGCTGGCTCTGTAAAAAGAATTATATTAACAAGACCGGCCGTTGAAGCAGGTGAAAGCTTAGGATTTTTACCAGGTGATTTAAAAGAAAAGGTTGATCCTTACTTAAGACCATTATATGATGCCCTTCATGATGTTTTAGGAAATGAACAAACTGTAAGACTTATTGAAAGAGGCACTATTGAGATTGCACCGCTTGCCTATATGCGCGGTAGAACACTTGATGATGCATTCGTTATTTTAGATGAGGCACAAAACACAACGCCAGCTCAGATGAAGATGTTTTTAACACGTCTTGGATTTGGATCGAAGATGGTTATAACTGGTGATATCTCACAAGTGGATTTACCAAAAGGTGTTAAATCTGGGTTAGCAGTAGTAAGAGAATTGTTAGCTAACGTAAAGGGGATTTCATTTATTACGTTAGAACAGTCTGATGTTGTGCGACATCCACTTGTTGCGAAGATTATTAAAGCATACGACGAGGCGAGTTTGTAA
- the yqfD gene encoding sporulation protein YqfD, protein MKNHWTNFFGGHVQVSVQGKGVERFINACVRDGIDIWHVKKVGSESALFNIKLDDVSRLRVVVRQSDYKVSFKKRIGFPFLAIRARSNSGFIVGALFFCFVLFILSNMVWGIEITGAKPEMEHSIQKKLNEIGVQKGALQFFLDSPEGIQRRLTNEIDGITWIGVKLKGTTYHFKVVEKNIPTPADYVSPRNLIASKKAVIVDMFVEEGQPLVAVNDFVKKGDTLVSGILGKEEDTKIVPARGVVWGETWYQSTVEVPMQTEFSVMTGNSVTSHYLKVAGVKIPFWGFNKPTFSAIEENTVTHSLHFLRWKLPIEYERLIKHEKEDIIREYTFSEAVNAGKQIAHKELSDKLSDDATIKGEKVLHQSQRNGKVKLIIHFQVIENIAKPQPIIQGD, encoded by the coding sequence ATGAAAAATCATTGGACAAACTTCTTTGGAGGCCATGTGCAAGTGTCTGTTCAAGGAAAAGGGGTAGAACGTTTCATTAATGCATGCGTACGTGATGGTATAGATATATGGCATGTGAAAAAGGTAGGATCAGAGTCAGCATTATTTAACATTAAACTTGACGATGTTTCTAGGTTAAGAGTTGTGGTTAGACAAAGTGATTATAAAGTTTCGTTCAAAAAAAGAATTGGCTTTCCGTTCCTTGCCATAAGAGCCAGGTCTAATAGTGGATTCATTGTCGGGGCGCTGTTTTTTTGTTTTGTACTATTTATTTTATCAAACATGGTATGGGGGATAGAAATAACAGGGGCAAAACCGGAGATGGAGCACAGTATACAAAAGAAGCTTAATGAAATTGGGGTGCAAAAAGGTGCGTTGCAGTTTTTCTTAGACTCACCAGAAGGTATACAAAGAAGACTAACGAATGAGATAGATGGTATTACTTGGATAGGTGTAAAGTTAAAAGGGACAACCTACCATTTCAAAGTTGTTGAAAAGAATATACCAACTCCAGCAGACTATGTAAGTCCTCGTAATCTTATTGCAAGCAAAAAAGCTGTCATTGTTGATATGTTTGTTGAAGAGGGACAGCCTTTAGTCGCAGTTAATGATTTTGTTAAGAAAGGCGATACGCTAGTGTCAGGTATTTTAGGTAAAGAAGAAGACACGAAGATTGTTCCCGCTCGTGGTGTTGTTTGGGGTGAAACCTGGTACCAGTCTACCGTGGAAGTTCCTATGCAAACAGAGTTTAGTGTGATGACAGGTAATTCTGTTACCTCTCATTATCTTAAAGTTGCAGGTGTTAAAATTCCATTTTGGGGGTTTAACAAACCAACATTTTCTGCAATTGAGGAGAATACAGTTACACACTCGTTACATTTTTTACGCTGGAAGCTACCAATTGAATATGAGCGATTAATAAAGCATGAGAAAGAGGATATTATAAGAGAATACACTTTTTCAGAGGCTGTTAATGCCGGAAAACAAATAGCTCATAAAGAGCTGTCCGACAAATTATCGGATGATGCAACGATAAAAGGTGAAAAAGTTTTGCACCAATCCCAAAGGAATGGTAAAGTAAAGTTAATCATTCACTTTCAAGTCATAGAAAATATTGCTAAACCACAACCGATTATTCAAGGAGATTGA
- the yqfC gene encoding sporulation protein YqfC — protein sequence MKGGSFVVRKIKQQWRNWMTNKMELPADVMMDLPRITMIGQIHIYIENHRGLLTFSDQELRLLLKQGQLLIKGNSFVIKTILPEEILLEGHIDEVTFIE from the coding sequence ATGAAAGGGGGTTCTTTTGTGGTTAGAAAGATTAAACAACAATGGCGTAATTGGATGACAAATAAAATGGAACTACCCGCCGATGTCATGATGGATTTGCCGAGGATCACAATGATTGGTCAAATTCATATTTACATAGAAAATCACCGAGGACTTTTAACCTTTTCGGATCAAGAACTTCGCTTATTATTAAAGCAAGGTCAACTTCTTATAAAAGGTAATTCGTTTGTTATTAAAACCATTTTGCCTGAAGAAATTTTATTAGAAGGTCATATTGATGAAGTAACATTTATTGAGTAA
- the floA gene encoding flotillin-like protein FloA (flotillin-like protein involved in membrane lipid rafts): MTPGNILLLLAIAVGILLLGVIFTFVPVMLWISALAAGVRISILTLIGMRLRRVIPSRVINPLIKASKAGLTVTINQLESHYLAGGNVDRVVNALIAAHRANIELSFERAAAIDLAGRDVLEAVQMSVNPKVIETPFIAGVAMDGIEVKAKARITVRANIERLVGGAGEETVIARVGEGIVSTIGSSGNHKKVLENPDLISQTVLTKGLDAGTAFEILSIDIADVDIGKNIGAELQTEQAEADKNIAQAKAEERRAMAVAQEQEMKARVEEMRAKVVEAEAEVPLAMSEALRTGKLGVMDYFNMKNVVADTDMRTSIGKLSKDETQNDDQS; encoded by the coding sequence ATGACACCAGGAAACATTTTATTACTTCTAGCAATTGCAGTAGGGATTTTATTATTAGGTGTTATTTTTACATTTGTCCCAGTTATGCTGTGGATTTCAGCTCTTGCAGCTGGTGTAAGAATTAGCATACTTACATTAATTGGGATGAGATTAAGACGTGTTATTCCATCAAGAGTAATTAACCCGTTAATTAAAGCATCCAAAGCTGGCTTAACGGTTACAATTAACCAATTGGAAAGCCACTACTTAGCTGGTGGTAACGTTGACCGTGTAGTGAATGCACTTATTGCTGCACATCGTGCTAATATTGAGCTTAGCTTTGAACGTGCGGCTGCTATTGACTTAGCAGGTCGTGACGTACTAGAAGCCGTACAAATGAGCGTTAACCCAAAAGTTATTGAAACACCTTTTATTGCTGGTGTTGCAATGGATGGTATTGAAGTAAAGGCGAAGGCAAGAATAACAGTTCGCGCCAATATTGAGCGCCTTGTTGGGGGTGCTGGTGAGGAAACTGTCATCGCTCGTGTTGGTGAAGGTATTGTCTCAACAATAGGTTCATCTGGTAATCATAAAAAGGTTCTAGAAAACCCTGACTTAATTTCACAAACTGTATTAACAAAAGGTCTGGATGCTGGTACTGCATTCGAAATCTTATCGATTGATATTGCTGATGTTGATATCGGTAAAAACATTGGTGCCGAGCTACAAACAGAGCAAGCTGAAGCCGACAAAAACATTGCGCAAGCTAAAGCGGAGGAACGACGTGCTATGGCTGTTGCTCAGGAGCAAGAAATGAAGGCGCGCGTTGAAGAGATGCGTGCAAAAGTAGTAGAGGCCGAAGCTGAAGTACCGCTAGCAATGTCAGAGGCACTGCGCACGGGTAAATTAGGTGTTATGGATTATTTTAATATGAAGAATGTTGTAGCAGATACAGATATGAGAACATCAATTGGCAAATTGTCGAAGGATGAAACCCAAAATGATGATCAGTCATGA
- a CDS encoding nodulation protein NfeD, protein MKNVNKFIAFALLFSAFFMFIMNLTSLSITNAKNEEVYVIPLEETVEKGLYAFIDRSLDEAEEAGASMIILEVNTPGGAVDAASDIGKRLSAVKLPLVAFVNTEALSAGAYISLHAEQIFMTPGATMGAAAVIDQQGNAADKKAQSYWNAAMKSAAELHGRDPKYALAMADESIDLPEFGAGEGELLTLTAEQALQVNYANGIVKDRNELLQLLGYEDATIVETKVSFAENIARLLTNPFVIPILLSIASLGLIVELYSPGFGIPGLMGITALLLFFYGHLVAGLAGMESIILFIIGIILLFAELFVPGGILGLIGAVAVIASIFVASDNVTHMAVSLLVAIGLAILGSIIMFRVFGKRIQLFRRLILADSTNTESGYVSNTNRLDLIGLTGTAMTDLRPSGMALIHNERLDVVSEGQFIRQHDIIKIVKVEGSRIVVRKFDNDDKEENE, encoded by the coding sequence ATGAAAAATGTGAATAAGTTTATAGCGTTTGCATTACTTTTTAGTGCTTTCTTTATGTTTATAATGAACTTAACTAGTCTTAGTATAACGAACGCTAAAAATGAAGAGGTATATGTTATACCACTTGAAGAAACAGTTGAAAAAGGATTATATGCATTTATTGATCGATCACTTGATGAAGCCGAAGAAGCTGGCGCTAGTATGATAATTCTTGAAGTAAACACGCCAGGTGGAGCGGTTGATGCTGCCAGTGATATAGGCAAACGCTTGTCAGCTGTTAAACTACCACTAGTTGCATTTGTAAATACCGAGGCTTTGTCAGCGGGGGCATATATTTCATTGCATGCAGAACAAATATTCATGACGCCAGGTGCAACAATGGGAGCTGCAGCTGTTATCGATCAACAAGGCAATGCAGCTGACAAAAAAGCACAATCATATTGGAACGCAGCTATGAAAAGTGCTGCTGAATTACATGGTCGTGATCCTAAATATGCGTTAGCAATGGCAGATGAGTCTATAGATTTACCTGAGTTTGGTGCAGGAGAAGGGGAACTGTTAACTTTAACAGCCGAACAAGCTTTGCAAGTCAATTATGCTAATGGGATTGTTAAAGATCGTAATGAGCTTTTACAGCTTCTAGGATATGAAGATGCCACTATTGTGGAGACGAAAGTTAGCTTTGCAGAAAATATCGCTCGTTTATTAACCAATCCATTCGTTATCCCAATTTTACTTTCGATTGCGAGCTTAGGACTAATTGTTGAATTGTATTCTCCAGGATTTGGAATACCTGGTTTGATGGGTATTACAGCATTGTTGTTGTTTTTCTATGGTCATTTAGTTGCTGGTTTAGCTGGCATGGAATCAATTATTTTGTTTATAATCGGGATTATTTTATTATTTGCTGAGTTATTTGTTCCTGGGGGAATATTAGGACTGATTGGTGCCGTGGCAGTTATAGCAAGTATCTTTGTGGCGTCTGATAATGTAACACATATGGCCGTTTCATTGTTAGTTGCAATTGGCTTAGCTATTTTAGGTTCAATTATCATGTTCAGAGTTTTTGGCAAGCGAATTCAATTATTCCGAAGGCTAATATTAGCTGACTCCACGAATACAGAAAGTGGCTACGTATCAAATACAAATCGTCTTGATTTAATAGGCTTGACTGGTACAGCAATGACAGATTTACGCCCGAGTGGCATGGCGCTAATTCATAATGAGAGATTAGATGTTGTATCTGAAGGTCAATTTATTAGACAACATGATATAATTAAAATTGTAAAAGTAGAAGGTTCGCGAATTGTTGTGCGAAAATTCGACAATGATGATAAGGAGGAAAATGAATGA
- a CDS encoding GatB/YqeY domain-containing protein, translating into MSLLERLNNDMKQAMKNKDKDKLSVIRMVKASLQNEAIKVKKDGLSEDEEMTVLSRELKQRKDSLQEFKAAGRDDLADKTQGEIEIIQQYMPEQLGEEKLLAIVNETIAEVGASTKADMGKVMAAIMPKVKGKADGGLVNKLVQQQLS; encoded by the coding sequence ATGAGTCTTCTTGAACGTTTAAATAACGACATGAAGCAAGCGATGAAGAATAAGGATAAGGACAAATTGTCTGTCATCCGGATGGTAAAAGCATCTTTACAGAATGAAGCCATCAAGGTAAAAAAAGATGGATTGTCGGAAGATGAAGAAATGACTGTTCTTTCTCGTGAGTTAAAGCAAAGAAAAGACTCCCTCCAAGAGTTTAAGGCAGCAGGTCGGGATGATCTTGCAGATAAAACGCAAGGTGAAATCGAGATAATTCAACAGTATATGCCCGAACAACTTGGTGAAGAGAAATTACTCGCTATTGTGAATGAAACAATTGCTGAGGTAGGTGCTTCAACTAAGGCAGATATGGGAAAAGTAATGGCAGCCATTATGCCTAAAGTAAAAGGCAAAGCTGATGGCGGTCTAGTTAATAAACTCGTCCAACAACAATTATCATAG
- the rpsU gene encoding 30S ribosomal protein S21 — protein sequence MSKTVVRKNESLEDALRRFKRTVIKSGTLQETRKREFYEKPSVKRKKKSEAARKRKF from the coding sequence ATGTCAAAAACGGTCGTTCGTAAAAACGAATCGCTTGAGGATGCTCTTCGTCGTTTCAAACGCACAGTTATTAAATCAGGTACGCTTCAAGAAACAAGAAAGCGTGAATTCTATGAAAAGCCAAGCGTAAAACGTAAGAAAAAGTCTGAAGCTGCTCGTAAGCGTAAATTCTAA
- a CDS encoding Na/Pi symporter, producing the protein MISNFLVFVILFIFGMTVMRVGLFNLSANKMKAYLIKFTDNPFKGLITGTIITAILQSSSAVTILTIGLVTAGYITFKQSIGIILGTNIGTTFTTEIITFDLSNVIIPFLVVGTLLMFVPKVKIFSFGAFLFGLGCMFVSMNGFELLAAPISVIPSVQTFLQESNNNSLLAVAIGTVLTAIIQSSTATTGIIMSFLNENILSLSTGIAIVLGANVGTCVTALLASIGASHQAKLTAYTHVWLNVIGVILFFPLIKWFVYVASTLTSFPDVQLAHVSLIFNVLSSIIALPLTGLLATFIIKLHGRTS; encoded by the coding sequence ATGATATCAAACTTTTTAGTATTCGTTATTTTATTTATTTTTGGTATGACTGTTATGCGTGTAGGACTATTCAATTTATCTGCGAACAAAATGAAAGCATATTTAATTAAATTCACAGATAATCCTTTTAAAGGACTAATAACAGGCACGATTATTACAGCTATTTTACAAAGTAGTTCAGCCGTGACCATCCTTACAATAGGACTAGTAACAGCTGGATACATCACTTTTAAGCAGTCAATCGGTATTATATTAGGCACAAACATCGGTACAACCTTTACTACAGAAATTATTACATTCGACCTTTCTAATGTAATAATCCCATTTCTTGTTGTTGGTACCCTTTTAATGTTTGTACCTAAAGTGAAAATTTTTAGCTTTGGTGCTTTCCTCTTTGGTTTAGGTTGTATGTTTGTATCTATGAATGGATTCGAACTGCTTGCAGCTCCTATTTCTGTTATACCATCAGTTCAAACATTTTTACAAGAGTCAAACAACAACAGCTTACTTGCTGTGGCTATAGGCACTGTACTAACTGCCATTATACAATCGAGCACCGCAACAACTGGTATCATTATGAGCTTTTTAAATGAAAATATACTAAGTCTTTCTACTGGTATTGCTATAGTGTTAGGCGCTAATGTAGGTACATGTGTCACCGCTTTACTGGCAAGTATAGGCGCTTCACATCAAGCTAAACTCACTGCCTATACACATGTCTGGCTTAATGTAATCGGAGTAATCTTATTCTTTCCTCTTATTAAATGGTTCGTGTATGTCGCAAGTACATTGACTTCATTTCCAGATGTTCAACTTGCTCATGTAAGTTTAATATTTAATGTTCTTTCATCAATTATTGCATTACCTTTAACAGGCTTATTAGCCACCTTTATTATAAAGCTACATGGACGTACTAGTTAG
- the deoC gene encoding deoxyribose-phosphate aldolase, translating to MNFDVAKMIDHTALKADTTKQAIIKLCEEAKEYTFASVCVNPTWVKLAAELLKGTEVKVCTVIGFPLGANTPETKAFETTDAIKNGATEVDMVINIGALKDGDDELVERDVRAVVDAAAGKALTKVIIETSLLTDEEKVRACQISVKAGTDFVKTSTGFSTGGATVEDIALMRKTVGPDIGVKASGGVRDVAGAKAMIEAGATRIGASAGIAIVKGLQSDSDY from the coding sequence ATGAATTTTGACGTTGCAAAAATGATAGACCATACTGCTCTAAAGGCAGATACAACAAAACAAGCAATTATAAAGCTTTGTGAAGAAGCTAAGGAATACACATTTGCTTCTGTTTGTGTAAATCCCACTTGGGTCAAGCTTGCTGCAGAGCTTTTAAAAGGCACAGAAGTAAAGGTTTGTACAGTGATTGGATTCCCGCTAGGGGCTAATACACCGGAAACAAAAGCTTTTGAAACAACAGATGCCATTAAAAATGGTGCTACTGAAGTTGATATGGTTATAAATATTGGAGCTTTAAAGGATGGAGACGATGAGTTAGTTGAGCGTGATGTTCGCGCTGTTGTAGATGCTGCTGCAGGAAAAGCATTAACAAAGGTTATCATTGAAACTTCACTTTTGACTGATGAGGAAAAAGTACGTGCGTGTCAAATTTCAGTAAAAGCTGGAACAGATTTTGTTAAAACATCAACAGGCTTTTCAACTGGAGGCGCAACGGTAGAGGATATTGCTCTTATGCGTAAAACAGTTGGACCAGATATTGGAGTAAAAGCTTCGGGTGGCGTGAGAGATGTTGCTGGCGCAAAAGCTATGATTGAAGCAGGTGCAACTCGCATTGGCGCAAGTGCTGGCATAGCGATAGTAAAAGGGTTACAATCTGATAGTGATTATTAA
- the mtaB gene encoding tRNA (N(6)-L-threonylcarbamoyladenosine(37)-C(2))-methylthiotransferase MtaB, with the protein MPTVAFHTLGCKVNHYETEAIWQLFKQASYERTDFEKAADVYVINTCTVTNTGDKKSRQVIRRAIRKNPDAVICVTGCYAQTSPAEIMAIPGVDIVVGTQDRTKMLSYIEQYKNERKPINGVGNIMKTRVYEELDVPAFTDRTRASLKIQEGCNNFCTFCIIPWARGLMRSRDPQEVIRQAQQLVAAGYKEIVLTGIHTGGYGEDMKDYNLAMLLRDLEEQVDGLKRIRISSIEASQITDEVIKVLAHSKKVVRHLHVPLQSGSDTVLKRMRRKYSMAFFAERLERLREALPGVAITSDVIVGFPGETEEEFIETYNFIKENRFSELHVFPYSKRTGTPAARMEDQVDEEVKNQRVHRLISLSDQLAKEYASTYENEVLEIIPEEESKEQQGKLVGYTDNYLKVVIDGDENLIGQLVKVKITKAGYPLNEGQFVRVITEKAITETDKIKLTS; encoded by the coding sequence ATGCCTACAGTTGCATTCCACACACTTGGATGTAAAGTGAATCATTATGAGACAGAGGCAATCTGGCAGCTTTTTAAACAAGCTAGCTACGAACGGACAGACTTCGAAAAAGCTGCGGATGTATATGTTATTAATACATGTACTGTAACAAATACAGGGGACAAAAAAAGTCGCCAAGTGATAAGACGTGCTATTAGGAAAAATCCTGATGCTGTTATTTGTGTAACGGGCTGTTACGCACAAACGTCACCAGCGGAAATTATGGCAATCCCTGGCGTAGACATTGTAGTAGGTACGCAGGACCGTACAAAAATGCTTAGTTATATTGAGCAATATAAAAATGAGCGTAAGCCTATTAATGGTGTTGGTAACATCATGAAAACACGAGTTTATGAGGAGTTAGATGTACCAGCGTTCACTGATAGAACACGAGCATCATTAAAGATACAAGAAGGGTGTAATAACTTCTGTACGTTTTGCATTATTCCGTGGGCTCGAGGTTTAATGCGCTCTCGTGATCCGCAAGAAGTTATTCGTCAAGCGCAGCAACTAGTGGCTGCAGGATACAAGGAAATAGTGTTAACAGGTATTCATACAGGTGGTTACGGAGAAGACATGAAAGATTACAACCTTGCCATGCTTCTTCGAGACCTTGAAGAACAAGTTGACGGCTTAAAGCGTATACGTATTTCATCAATTGAGGCTAGTCAAATTACTGATGAGGTAATAAAAGTATTAGCGCATTCCAAAAAAGTAGTGCGACATCTACACGTGCCACTTCAGTCAGGCTCAGATACTGTATTAAAACGTATGCGTCGCAAATATTCTATGGCATTTTTTGCAGAACGTTTAGAACGTCTTCGCGAGGCTTTACCTGGAGTAGCTATTACATCTGATGTTATAGTAGGATTTCCAGGTGAAACAGAAGAAGAATTTATTGAAACATACAATTTTATTAAAGAAAATCGTTTCAGTGAATTACATGTGTTCCCATATTCAAAACGCACAGGTACTCCTGCTGCGAGAATGGAAGACCAGGTAGACGAAGAAGTCAAGAATCAACGTGTTCATAGACTTATTTCACTATCTGATCAACTTGCTAAAGAATATGCTTCTACCTATGAAAATGAAGTGCTTGAGATTATTCCAGAAGAGGAGTCGAAAGAGCAACAAGGTAAGCTAGTGGGATATACAGATAATTACTTGAAAGTTGTTATAGATGGAGATGAAAATTTGATTGGACAGCTTGTTAAGGTGAAAATTACTAAAGCAGGGTATCCGTTAAATGAAGGTCAATTTGTCCGTGTTATAACAGAAAAGGCAATTACAGAAACAGATAAAATTAAATTAACATCATAA